In the Rhinoderma darwinii isolate aRhiDar2 chromosome 13, aRhiDar2.hap1, whole genome shotgun sequence genome, one interval contains:
- the LOC142665481 gene encoding band 3 anion transport protein-like: MTSKGQFIYDKDLEEALDSAGYDDPEETIDSGDHSVSETPVQLFPPAALSYIPPRHQVDETYVELQELVMDHTNELHWVEAARWLKNEEDFQDDLKQWGKPHLSYLTVNSLLELRQSLKTGTVILDLAEKTLPGISSQVTDQLIYEGRVRPESREEVLRALLLHHSHPDADGSKEDPESGQPLIQQIEMKAVSEKEPLKENLTERVPENAEASVVLVGSANFLDTPTLCFVRLKEAVLLESVLEVSLPIRFLFIILGPKDTYKSYHEVGRAVSSMMAERVFRTDMYLAGGSQDILQSLDEFLDCCIVLPPSDTTNEQLLKDLLPVQQNLLRKRYEVVKVVPGGHTDKKPKAEPPEDPLKRTRRPFGGLVCDVKRRYPKYLSDIRDALNPQCLAAVIFIYFAALSPAITFGGLMASKTKGWMGVPELMVSTAIQGIVFCLLGAQPLLILGFSGPLLVFEDAFFNFCETSGIEYIVARVWIGFWLIFIVIIVVACEGSFLVRFISRFTQEIFAFLISLIFIYETFANLAKIFMAHPLQSHYNGTVENNIEPPKPNTALLSLVLMSGAFFIAYFLRQFKNSSFFPGKLRRIIGDFGVPIAILLMVTADFFIKDTYTKKLDLPKGISVSLPANRTWFISPMGLHPEIEPFPIWMMFASVVPALLVFILIFMESQITTLIVSKPERKAVKGSGFHLDLLLIVGMGGLCALFGMPWLSATTVRTVSHANALTVMSKGGKPQIERVIEQRISGLLVSVLVGVSILMEPVLSLIPLAVLFGIFLYMGVTSLNGIQLYDRILLTLKPPKYHPTEPYVTRVKTWRMHVFTLLQVICLVALLVVMFSSAKLALPFVLILTVPFRRFLLPCIFTNLELKCLDADDASVNLEEEGQDVYNETQMPI; encoded by the exons ACCTACGTGGAATTGCAGGAGTTGGTCATGGACCATACCAACGAACTGCACTGGGTAGAGGCAGCCCGTTGGTTGAAGAATGAAGAAGACTTTCAGGATGATCTAAAGCAGTGGGGGAAACCTCATCTGTCCTACCTCACCGTCAATAGCCTACTCGAGCTGCGTCAGTCCTTGAAAACTG GAACCGTGATTCTTGACCTTGCCGAAAAGACTCTGCCTGGAATTTCTAGTCAAGTCACTGACCAGTTGATTTATGAAGGACGTGTTAGACCAGAGAGCAGAGAAGAGGTCCTGAGGGCTCTTCTACTACATCACAG TCACCCTGATGCAGATGGATCTAAGGAAGATCCCGAGAGTGGACAACCTCTTATACAACAAATAGAGATGAAAGCTGTTTCTGAGAAG GAACCCCTCAAAGAAAACTTGACAGAGCGAGTACCAGAAAATGCAGAAGCCTCTGTGGTTCTCGTGG GTAGCGCTAATTTCTTGGATACCCCCACACTCTGTTTTGTACGCCTGAAAGAAGCCGTACTCCTTGAGTCAGTCCTTGAGGTTTCTCTGCCCATCAGGTTCCTCTTCATTATCCTTGGACCTAAAGATACCTACAAGAGCTACCATGAAGTTGGAAGGGCAGTGTCCAGTATGATGGCTGAAAGA GTTTTCCGAACTGACATGTACTTGGCTGGTGGAAGTCAGGACATCTTACAATCCCTGGATGAGTTCTTGGACTGTTGTATAGTCCTGCCCCCCAGTGATACCACCAATGAGCAGTTACTTAAGGACCTGCTACCAGTCCAACAGAACCTGCTGAGGAAGAGATATGAAGTAGTCAAGGTGGTGCCTGGTGGTCACACAG ATAAAAAACCAAAAGCAGAACCACCTGAAGATCCTCTGAAAAGAACCCGCAGACCATTTGGGGGCCTTGTGTGTGACGTCAAAAGACGTTACCCAAAGTATCTCAGCGACATCCGAGATGCTCTTAACCCTCAGTGCCTGGCCGCTGTTAtcttcatctactttgctgccctCTCTCCTGCTATAACATTTGGTGGTCTGATGG CTTCGAAGACCAAGGGCTGGATGGGGGTCCCAGAACTGATGGTCTCCACAGCCATACAAGGAATTGTCTTCTGTCTCCTGGGTGCTCAACCTCTGCTCATTCTTGGATTTTCTGGTCCTCTCCTGGTATTTGAAGATGCTTTTTTTAAT TTCTGTGAAACCAGTGGCATTGAATACATCGTGGCACGTgtgtggattggtttctggttgatTTTCATTGTCATCATTGTGGTGGCCTGTGAGGGCAGCTTCCTGGTCCGCTTCATATCCCGATTTACACAGGAGATCTTCGCTTTTCTTATCTCGCTCATTTTTATCTATGAGACATTTGCCAATTTGGCCAAG ATTTTCATGGCACATCCTCTCCAATCTCATTACAATGGAACAGTTGAGAATAATATAGAACCACCCAAACCAAACACAGCTCTACTGTCACTGGtgctgatgtcaggagctttcttcATTGCCTACTTCCTGCGCCAATTTAAGAACAGCAGTTTCTTTCCTGGAAAG CTCCGTCGTATCATTGGAGATTTTGGTGTACCCATAGCAATCCTCCTTATGGTGACAGCCGACTTCTTTATCAAGGATACATACACAAAG AAACTTGACCTTCCCAAAGGTATTAGCGTCTCCCTTCCTGCAAACCGTACTTGGTTCATCTCACCCATGGGACTACATCCAGAAATCGAGCCTTTCCCTATCTGGATGATGTTCGCTTCCGTGGTCCCGGCTTTGCTGGTCTTCATCCTGATCTTTATGGAATCCCAGATTACCAC GCTCATCGTCAGTAAACCAGAAAGAAAAGCTGTGAAAGGTTCTGGATTCCACTTGGACCTCCTGTTGATTGTGGGCATGGGGGGCCTATGTGCCCTCTTTGGAATGCCCTGGCTCAGTGCCACCACAGTCCGTACAGTCAGCCATGCTAATGCTCTTACTGTCATGTCCAAGGGAGGAAAACCCCAAATAGAGCGCGTTATTGAACAACGAATCAGTGGTCTGTTGGTGTCTGTTCTTGTGG gtgTCTCCATATTAATGGAGCCAGTTCTGTCCCTCATTCCGCTGGCTGTTTTGTTTGGTATTTTCCTGTACATGGGTGTGACATCACTGAATGGAATACAGTTATATGACCGGATCCTACTCACCTTGAAGCCACCAAAATATCATCCTACAGAACCCTACGTAACACGG GTTAAGACTTGGCGTATGCATGTATTCACCTTGTTGCAGGTCATCTGCCTGGTCGCGCTGTTGGTTGTGATGTTCTCTTCTGCCAAGCTGGCCCTCCCATTTGTCCTCATCCTCACTGTGCCATTCCGCAGATTCCTTTTGCCTTGCATCTTCACAAACCTGGAGTTAAAATGT CTGGATGCAGATGATGCTTCTGTCAATCTGGAAGAAGAAGGTCAAGATGTCTACAATGAAACTCAGATGCCCATCTAA